The region ATTCGATTTTGCAACAGGCCAAAAAACAGGGATTACGAGATTATGCTTTCGCCTATATCTTGTTTGGTACCGGTATCACTCTTCCAGAAGTGGTTGCCTTAGAGCGAAGCTCCTACGGAGCCGCTTCGCTAACGCCTAAAATCAGCGACGAACACCAAAACCTGTTACAGATTACTGAGGGTGCGGTGCGGCAAGTGCCAGTGAATCAGTGGATTATGGGAAAACGCTACGGTTCCTATGCTCGTAATCCCTTAACTCAATGGTTAAAAAGCCGTAAAGACGAACAGTCAGCGTTGTTTGTCAATGATGCAGGCGAACCCATGTCAGAATCAGAGTTTCGCATGGCATGGCAGGGATTCACCTCTGGATTGTTAACGCCTAAAAGTCAACCCCTATTTCTAGAGCAAGCGAGACAGACTTGGTGTGTGGAAATGTTGATGCGGGGAATTGATTTAGAGGATTTGAGTATTCTGAGTGGTTGGGATTCTAACCAATTACAACCCTATGCTCGACGTGCGAGGGAAAAAGCCGCTTTAGAGCGTGCACTCAAACTTGATGCAAAAGGCATCGGCAAAACTGATCAAAAAGCTTAGGAGAGGCTGTATAGTTAATTTTTTTACAAGTTGACTTTGCTCATCGTGCAAGCAAGACTTACGTGAGTGATTTTGTGGTCTACCTAACCCAAGAATACGTGAAATAAATATTTCAAAGGTTAACATTTTTTGGAGTTCTGTTATAATGCACTACTAATAATTTTATGTGCGTGGTAAAATCTCAAACTACATAAAAAATTTAGGGGTGCAAGTAATGAAGCTTACTAAGATAGTAATGAAGTTACTTGTGATTGCGGGCTGTGGGGGATGTGCGACCAACGCTAAAGTAAATACAGCTAATCAAGTCCAAGAGTTCAATCTTAGTGGTTCTTTAGCGCTGCAACAGTTAACCAATACGAATCAATGTTCAGGCTGTGATTTTCGAGGAGTCAATTTAACAGCCGTCAATTTAAGTCAAGCTAACTTATCTGACGCTAACCTTTCTCAGGCTAATTTAGCAGGAGCTAACCTCAAAGATACCAATTTGAGTCAAGCAAACTTAAGCGGAGCAAATCTTTCTCAGGCACAACTATCGAAGACAAATCTGAGCCAAGCCAACTTAACGAGAGCCAATCTTTCCCGTACTCGCTTTGGCGAAGACTTGAAGACTTTACCCATTCAACAGGGAGAAGCACCTAATTTCAGCGGTGCCAATCTTAGCCATGCTAATTTGACAGCGTCTAATTTACCCAAGGTTGATTTAACGGGGGCAAATTTAGCAGAGGCTAATTTAACGAAGGTTAATTTTAAAGAGATGCAAGCGGTTGGGGCTAATTTTAACAAAGCCAAATTAAACAGAGCTGACCTCAGTTATGCTGACCTGAAGAAAGCGGTTTTAACAAGCGCTGATTTGGCAGGTGCTAACTTAATCAATGCCAATTTAGAAGGTGCTGATTTACGTAAAACTAACTGGCAAAGAGCTAATACCAATAAGGCTAAGTTAAAAGGTGCTTTACGAGAATAGACTTTTTTGACTTCTTGGTTGTGATAGATCAATCTGTTAGGAATTCATGGATTGGGTTACAGAGCCAGCGGTTGATTCGAGGCTGGGACTGATACCTTGTACCACTAAAACTGAGCAAGGGGCTTGGTGAAGCACATAACTACTGACACTTCCCAAGACAATCTCGGCAAGACCTCGGTGACCTCGACGACCGACTATCACTAAATCGGCATCCCAAGCCTTAGCCAGTTCTCGAATGCGACTTCCTGCATCTCCGATCTTCAAATCCCATTCGGTCGGAATTCCTTGGGCCGTTGCCTTCTGGCAATGGTCTCTTAGGAATTGACGGGCTTGTTCACTTTCTTGATCTAATACTGTTTGCAGTTTGACTGAGAAGTTGATTAACTCTCTACCAAACACATCTGCATAAGAGCCAACACCCGGTGTTTCAAAAGGTAAACAGTGAAACAGCATGAGAGCAGCATCTTCTTTTTTCGCTAGCTCTAGAGCTTGATCAAAGACAATTTCTGATTGAGGTGAGCGATCAAGCGCTACTAAGATTTTTTTGTATCTCACAGCTCCCTCCTTGGTCAATTAAAGGTGACCCGATTGAGAATATGAAGTTTTAACTGGGTTCAATAGCATTCTCTGCTGAGCCCAGGGCAGTTGAATGGAAATACCACTTGCTCTTGACTGGAAATAGGATGGCTCTAAGCAGAGAATTGTCGATTTATGTTAATCGATGATTCTATCTATGATCTTATCCTGATTTTTCCTTGCCTTCAGTCAATCTTTGTAATACTTCGTCTTAGCCAAGTGGCGAGTTATAGCAGTCGCCAAGGTGATTAGGACAAAGCCAAATACTGAAACCGATACCAGTCAATCTTTTCCCTTCTGCCTTCTGCCTTCTGCCCTC is a window of Microcoleus sp. AS-A8 DNA encoding:
- a CDS encoding pentapeptide repeat-containing protein, producing the protein MKLTKIVMKLLVIAGCGGCATNAKVNTANQVQEFNLSGSLALQQLTNTNQCSGCDFRGVNLTAVNLSQANLSDANLSQANLAGANLKDTNLSQANLSGANLSQAQLSKTNLSQANLTRANLSRTRFGEDLKTLPIQQGEAPNFSGANLSHANLTASNLPKVDLTGANLAEANLTKVNFKEMQAVGANFNKAKLNRADLSYADLKKAVLTSADLAGANLINANLEGADLRKTNWQRANTNKAKLKGALRE
- a CDS encoding universal stress protein codes for the protein MRYKKILVALDRSPQSEIVFDQALELAKKEDAALMLFHCLPFETPGVGSYADVFGRELINFSVKLQTVLDQESEQARQFLRDHCQKATAQGIPTEWDLKIGDAGSRIRELAKAWDADLVIVGRRGHRGLAEIVLGSVSSYVLHQAPCSVLVVQGISPSLESTAGSVTQSMNS